DNA sequence from the Cronobacter turicensis z3032 genome:
CGTCAGCGCCGCCGAGCCGCCTTCAGCACTCGGCCAGGGGGAAGGCCGCCTCGATATCATCGCGTGGCCGGGCTATATCGAACGCGGCCAGACGGATAAAGCCTATGACTGGGTAACCGAATTCGAAAAATCGACCGGCTGCGCCGTCAATGTCAAAACCGCCGCCACGTCAGATGAAATGGTCAGCCTGATGGCGAAAGGCGGTTACGATCTGGTCACCGCCTCCGGCGACGCCTCGCTGCGCCTCATCATGGGCAAACGCGTGCAGCCGATTAACACCGCGCTCATTGCGAACTGGAAAAATGTCGACCCACGCCTCGTGAAGGGCGAATGGTTCAACCTCGACGGTAAAGTCTACGGCACGCCGTACCAGTGGGGACCCAACCTGCTGATGTACAACACCAAAGCGTTCCCGACGCCGCCGGACAGCTGGGCGGTGCTGTTTGTGAAGCAGGCGCTGGCGGACGGCAAATCAAACCAGGGCCGCGTGCAGGCCTACGACGGGCCGATTTATATCGCCGACGCGGCGCTCTACGTTAAAGCGACCCAGCCGGAGCTCGGCATCACCGATCCTTACCAGCTTACCGAGGCGCAGTATGGCGCGGTGCTGAAAGTGCTGCGTGACCAGCATCAGCTTATTCACCGTTACTGGCACGACACCACGGTACAGATGAGCGATTTCAAAAACGAGGGCGTCGTGGCCGCGAGCGCCTGGCCGTATCAGGCCAACGCGCTGAAAAACGAAGGCCAGCCCATCGCCACCGTCTTCCCGAAAGAGGGCGTGACCGGCTGGGCCGACACCACCATGCTGCACGCCGACGCGAAACACCCCAACTGCGCCTATCAGTGGATGAACTGGTCGCTGACGCCGAAAGTGCAGGGCGACGTCGCCGCCTGGTTTGGCTCGCTCCCGGCGGTGCCGGAAGGCTGCAAGGCCAGCACATTGCTCGGCGAGAAGGGCTGCGAAACCAACGGCTTTACCTTCTTCGACAAAATCGCCTTCTGGAAAACCCCGGTGTCGCAGGGCGGGAAATATGTGCCCTACAGCCGCTGGACCCAGGATTACATCGCCATCATGGGCGGGCGCTAAGTGCGGGGGACGTATGGCTTACGCAGTAGAGTTTCAGCAGGTCTCGCGGCGCTACGGCGACGTGCGCGCGGTCGATAACGTCAGCATGACCATCGAAGACGGGGAGTTTTTCTCTATGCTGGGGCCGTCCGGCTCCGGCAAAACCACCTGTCTGCGGATGATTGCGGGCTTCGAGCAACTGAGCGACGGCGCGATTCGCCTGTTTGGCCGGGAGGCCAGCGAGCTGCCGCCGTGGGAGCGCGACGTTAACACGGTCTTTCAGGACTACGCGCTGTTTCCGCATATGTCGGTGCTGGAGAACGTCGCCTATGGGCTGATGGTGAAAGGCGTCGATAAAAAAACGCGGCTTACCCGCGCCCGCGAGGCGCTGGAGCGGGTGGCGCTCGGCTTTACCCATGCGCGCAAACCGTCGCAGCTCTCCGGC
Encoded proteins:
- the ydcS gene encoding Putative ABC transporter periplasmic-binding protein ydcS, whose translation is MFLRHGGRLIIQTGVLTMTKSFALSAAAALCLTTGIVSAAEPPSALGQGEGRLDIIAWPGYIERGQTDKAYDWVTEFEKSTGCAVNVKTAATSDEMVSLMAKGGYDLVTASGDASLRLIMGKRVQPINTALIANWKNVDPRLVKGEWFNLDGKVYGTPYQWGPNLLMYNTKAFPTPPDSWAVLFVKQALADGKSNQGRVQAYDGPIYIADAALYVKATQPELGITDPYQLTEAQYGAVLKVLRDQHQLIHRYWHDTTVQMSDFKNEGVVAASAWPYQANALKNEGQPIATVFPKEGVTGWADTTMLHADAKHPNCAYQWMNWSLTPKVQGDVAAWFGSLPAVPEGCKASTLLGEKGCETNGFTFFDKIAFWKTPVSQGGKYVPYSRWTQDYIAIMGGR
- the ydcT gene encoding Uncharacterized ABC transporter ATP-binding protein ydcT — translated: MARSRRCRKAARPAHCSARRAAKPTALPSSTKSPSGKPRCRRAGNMCPTAAGPRITSPSWAGAKCGGRMAYAVEFQQVSRRYGDVRAVDNVSMTIEDGEFFSMLGPSGSGKTTCLRMIAGFEQLSDGAIRLFGREASELPPWERDVNTVFQDYALFPHMSVLENVAYGLMVKGVDKKTRLTRAREALERVALGFTHARKPSQLSGGQRQRVAIARALVNQPRVLLLDEPLGALDLKLREQMQVELKNLQRSLGITFVFVTHDQGEALSMSDRVAVFNNGRIEQVDAPRELYMRPRTPFVAGFVGTANVLSDAMMRELGGEPGTFSLRPEHIRLNEPGDIHVRGTVQAVQFQGAATRIELMLESGEKLLVSQANPSPVADAALPRAGQAVTASWARAAMIRLHGEG